One window of the Larus michahellis chromosome 24, bLarMic1.1, whole genome shotgun sequence genome contains the following:
- the MCL1 gene encoding induced myeloid leukemia cell differentiation protein Mcl-1 produces MFAVRRNAVIGFNLCCGGGSSPALAHTSPGGDSAPPPPAGTPAAAEVPRALIGSVGAWGAAGRPDPPRALIGPAAAPRALIGCGAAPRAALPLAARPGALWRPEEELDGCEPEAERGPVGDSLPSTPSGPPDGLRQDSLELISRYLREAAGEAQPPAKKLFPGLLGGPGRPGGSGDAVMEKALETLRRVGDGVLQKHELAFQGMLRKLKIQKEEDLQSVCEVAAHVFSDGVTNWGRVVTLISFGAFVAKHLKSINQEKCISSLAGIITDALVSSKREWLMSQGGWEGFVDFFRVEDLEGSIRNVLMAFAGVAGLGASLAYMIRWTSVTQGEYLGIP; encoded by the exons ATGTTTGCTGTGCGGCGGAACGCCGTTATCGGCTTCAACCTCTGCtgtggcggcggcagcagcccggcCCTGGCGCATACCTCGCCGGGGGGAGactcggccccgccgccacccgcTGGGACTCCCGCCGCCGCTGAGGTACCGCGAGCCCTGATTGGCTCCGTGGGGGCCTGGGGCGCCGCTGGCCGCCCTGACCCCCCCCGCGCGCTGATtggcccggccgcggccccccgcGCGCTGATTGGCTGCGGCGCGGCCCCCCGCGCGGCGCTGCCCCtcgcggcgcggcccggcgcgCTGTGGCGGCCCGAGGAGGAGCTGGACGGCTGCGAGCCCGAGGCCGAGCGCGGCCCCGTCGGGGACTCGCTGCCCAGCACGCCGTCCGGGCCCCCCGACGGGCTGCGGCAGGACTCACTGGAGCTTATCAGCCGCTACCTGCGGGAGGCAGCGGGCGAGGCCCAGCCCCCCGCGAAGAAGCTATTCCCGGGGCTGCTGGGTGGGCCCGGACGGCCCGGCGGATCGGGCGACGCCGTGATGGAGAAGGCGCTGGAGACGCTGCGGAGGGTCGGCGACGGCGTCCTGCAGAAACACGAGCTCGCCTTCCAGG GAATGCTGCGGAAGCTGAAAATCCAGAAAGAGGAAGATCTGCAGTCAGTATGTGAAGTGGCTGCCCACGTGTTCAGTGATGGAGTAACAAATTGGGGTAGAGTGGTGACACTCATCTCCTTTGGTGCCTTTGTTGCGAAACACCTGAAAAGCATAAACCAGGAGAAGTGCATCAGCTCGCTGGCGGGGATCATCACAGATGCGCTTGTCTCATCTAAGCGCGAGTGGCTGATGAGCCAGGGAGGCTGG GAGGGCTTTGTCGACTTCTTTCGAGTCGAGGACCTGGAAGGCAGCATCAGAAATGTACTGATGGCGTTTGCAGGCGTGGCTGGACTGGGAGCAAGCTTGGCCTACATGATCCG CTGGACTTCAGTGACCCAAGGAGAATATCTAGGCATCCCCTGA